In Waddliaceae bacterium, the sequence CCATACTCGGCGACGAGCGTCGCAGGGAAACACTGCACCATGACGGCAATGAAAAAAAAGAATGCCAAAAACCTTCGGATCTTCGTCATATTAAACCCTCTCAAAAAAAGAATATATCGTTATTACTATGTTCTACATCGTAAATGCCAAGAACGCAAGTACTTTATACTCTTCCTGCGTTTTTCTGTAAATTCTTATTTGGCGATCCCAAAATATTTTCGATATAATCAACAGTGACGCCTTCGATGCAAAGACGTTTATGACGGCTCGTTTCACCGCCGACAACAGAAACCCGAGACTTCGCGACTTTTAACGCTTTAGCGATAAAAGCTGTAAGGGCCTTGTTAGCCAGTCCTTTTTCCGGAGCCGATGTCACTTTAACCTTAAGCTCTTCGCCATGCCAGCCAACAATCTCATTGCGGCTCGCCTTGGGGATGACCTTAATAGATATTATAATGCTCTCTTCCATATTACTGGTAAAATAATTGAAAATGATAGATAATAGCTACTGTTTTTAGGAATATTACCAAGGGGCGAATTATGAAAAATATACCAGAGCAAAAGAATAAAATAGTCCTTTTCAGAAGCCGGAAAATTCGACGGGCTTGGCACAATGATGATTGGTATTATT encodes:
- a CDS encoding YggU family protein, coding for MEESIIISIKVIPKASRNEIVGWHGEELKVKVTSAPEKGLANKALTAFIAKALKVAKSRVSVVGGETSRHKRLCIEGVTVDYIENILGSPNKNLQKNAGRV